From the Syntrophomonadaceae bacterium genome, the window TTCCTCAAGATTATAGATGGAGGGAGATTTTTTATATGAACAAAACCGAGCTGCAAAAGTTATGGGAGACCCGGCTTAGTGAATTTAAAGCCAGTGGCAAGAGTGTTAAAGAATGGTGCGCTGTTCAAGATCATGTAACACCCCGGCAGGTATGGTACTGGCTTTCCAAGTTTAAAGACCAAAATGAATTGTCTTTTGCCAAATCAACCCAGTGGCTGCCTGTAGAAATAAATGAGCAATCAGCTTTGGAGCATGATAACTTTTTATTAAT encodes:
- a CDS encoding helix-turn-helix domain-containing protein, which produces MNKTELQKLWETRLSEFKASGKSVKEWCAVQDHVTPRQVWYWLSKFKDQNELSFAKSTQWLPVEINEQSALEHDNFLL